The Candidatus Binataceae bacterium DNA window GCGGCGAAGGCCGCGAAGTTTTAAAGCTGGGAGTCGTGATGGCGGGCGAGGACGCGCGGGAGATCGGCGCGCGGGTCACCGCCGGAGCGACGCTTAGAGTGACGGGAGCGCTGCGCGCGGTGCGCGGTGCTCGATGGTCGTCCGCGGGAAGCGGCGTCGAGGTGCTGGCGTCTGCGATAAGCGAGGTCGCGGCCGACGCGGTCCCGTGAAACCAGGCAGGCAGTCTCAACGGCTGCATCAGGATACGATTCGACGTTGATTTGACAGGGAAAAAATGGCCGACGAAGAAAGGACAGAGCAAGGCCCCGGACACGGTAGTCATGAGCACGGCCGCGGACGTCCCGGAGGCCCGCGCGGGGATGGCGAGCGCCAGGGGGGCGGCGAAGGGCGCGGCGGTGAGCGAGGCGGGATGCGCCGGCGCCCCGGCGGTGGCCGGCGCAAAGTATGCCGCTTCTGCGCCGACAAGGGGCTGAAGGTGGATTACAAGGACGTGCGCACGCTGCAGAACTTCATCACCGAGGGCGGCAAGATCGTGCCCAGCCGGACCTCCGGTAACTGCGCGCGCCATCAGCGGCAACTCGCGGTCGCGATCAAGCGGGCGCGGGTGATCGCGCTGCTGCCCTTTTCGACCTTGGGCTAACGGGGAATGACGAGC harbors:
- the rpsR gene encoding 30S ribosomal protein S18, which codes for MRRRPGGGRRKVCRFCADKGLKVDYKDVRTLQNFITEGGKIVPSRTSGNCARHQRQLAVAIKRARVIALLPFSTLG